In Oryza sativa Japonica Group chromosome 3, ASM3414082v1, one DNA window encodes the following:
- the LOC136355527 gene encoding vegetative cell wall protein gp1-like: protein MPPPCPQLPQQPPPATLQIRPSGTDLRYTADVVTEHHATVPSFAPATSATMPASACRAPPPPRTHRCHHAMPGFAVAGRAAPPVLRQSKLPPSHGLRAPPSAADLASPAAAPPGAAHAVATEAGRSSFPVVGRLRRAGSAGELDPASPHAGEPAAAASTPPPTSPPTPTPPLQPLPHRRLLHPATDSSTPLPSSPRQPVGQAGVAVFAPQTVSVPPPPTGGRDEAPPPPSLWPCGFAGGRSGGGEAAEAGVGERATAAVVSASRVAREGDDAGALFRYECSGYRLNWP, encoded by the coding sequence ATGCCGCCGCCATGTCCTCAGCTGCCGCAGCAACCACCACCGGCCACCCTCCAGATCCGGCCGAGCGGCACGGATCTGAGGTACACCGCCGACGTCGTCACCGAGCACCATGCCACCGTCCCCTCCTTCGCTCCCGCCACCAGCGCCACCATGCCGGCCTCCGCCTGCCgtgcaccaccgccaccacgcaCGCACCGCTGCCACCATGCCATGCCGGGTTTTGCCGTCGCTGGCCGAGCCGCCCCGCCAGTGCTGCGTCAGTCGAAGCTGCCGCCGTCGCACGGGCTCCGCGCGCCTCCGTCGGCCGCGGACTtagcctcgcccgccgccgcaccaccgggCGCCGCCCACGCCGTTGCCACCGAAGCCGGCCGCTCCTCCTTCCCCGTCGTCggacgcctccgccgcgcggGGAGCGCAGGGGAGCTAGATCCGGCGTCGCCGCACGCCGGCGAGCCCGCTGCCGCGGCCTCTACCCCGCCGCCAACCTCGCCTCCTACGCCCACGCCGCCACTACAACCTctgccgcaccgccgcctccttcacCCCGCCACCGACTCCTCCACCCCGCTGCCTTCTTCACCTCGCCAGCCGGTCGGGCAGGCCGGTGTCGCCGTCTTCGCGCCCCAGACCGTGTCGGTGCCCCCACCGCCGACGGGAGGGAGAGacgaagccccgccgccgccgtccttgtggccgtgcggctttgccggcggccgctcgggcggcggcgaggcggcagaGGCAGGAGTGGGggagcgggcgacggcggcggtggtttcTGCCTCCCGTGTCGCCCGTGAGGGAGACGATGCGGGGGCTCTCTTTCGATACGAATGCTCAGGTTACAGATTAAATTGGCCttaa
- the LOC136355798 gene encoding uncharacterized protein has translation MRFTKTFGRSRLKVAVLDPNRIPDYVDVVIGDFVYELQFRMEIDMPVGEPSVIDMDSTTDNDGDNDGKGEDPMEEDANKNNGTPDDLPKDAAPENAPADQLPKHGAGAETGKLKEKTVAKSDPGKNKRPVAVLSQGISLEGSIQWQANMLGNHGSSSKPVVHKGETVSPLRSSKRNVSSLEQDSMEKATKLKARKNLDSTAAKGTIQGYALVTPMGEAATA, from the exons ATGCGCTTTACCAAGACGTTTGGCAGGTCCAGACTGAAGGTGGCTGTTCTAGACCCGAACAGGATCCCAGATTACGTTGATGTGGTCATTGGTGACTTCGTTTATGAGCTGCAGTTCCGCATGGAGATAGATATGCCTGTTGGAGAGCCTTCAGTCATTGACATGGACTCTACCACAGACAATGATGGTGACAATGATGGGAAAGGCGAGGACCCAATGGAGGAGGATGCCAACAAAAATAATGGCACCCCTGATGACTTACCAAAGGATGCTGCCCCTGAAAATGCCCCTGCAGACCAGCTACCCAAGCATGGCGCGGGTGCTGAGACAGGCAAGCTGAAGGAGAAAACAGTGGCTAAGTCTGATCCGGGAAAAAATAAAAGGCCCGTGGCTGTACTATCTCAGGGGATCTCTCTGGAGGGTTCCATTCAGTGGCAGGCAAACATGTTGGGTAACCATGGCTCTTCTAGCAAACCGGTGGTGCACAAGGGAGAGACTGTATCTCCTCTGAGGTCCAGCAAGCGCAATGTGTCCTCCCTGGAGCAGGACTCCATGGAAAAGGCCACCAAACTGAAAGCTCGCAAAAACTTGGATTCCACTGCTGCAAAAG GTACTATTCAGGGGTACGCATTGGTTACGCCAATGGGCGAAGCTGCAACGGCATGA